Proteins found in one Crassostrea angulata isolate pt1a10 chromosome 3, ASM2561291v2, whole genome shotgun sequence genomic segment:
- the LOC128175073 gene encoding sorbitol dehydrogenase-like — protein sequence MANIAVVLHGPNDLRVESIPVPEIKDNEVLLSMCSVGICGSDLKYWKYGKCGKFSLEKPMIMGHEGSGKVVKVGSGVKHLKIGDRVAIEPGVSCGVCRLCKTGRYNLCPRIFFCATPPDDGNLCRLYKHSAQFCFRLPDHVTDDEGAMLEPLAVAVYSCRKGKVGLGTKLLICGSGPVGILTLMVAKQNGATTVVITDIDETRLALAKSLGADFTIRVSSEKPEQLATNISEILGDHPDVTIECSGTNFGFSTGIYATLPGGCLVMVGRVPGDAEFPLNLAFTKEIDITGVFRYANCYPTALELVSKGVVDVKPLISHRFSLPDSVKAFETASSHDTKAVKVIIECGQN from the exons ATGGCGAACATTGCTGTTGTACTGCATGGGCCGAATGATTTGCGAGTc gaATCGATTCCTGTGCCTGAAATTAAAGACAATG AGGTCCTGCTGTCCATGTGCTCGGTGGGGATTTGTGGGTCAGACCTAAAGTACTGGAAGTACGGAAAATGTGGAAAGTTCAGCCTGGAAAAGCCCATGATAATGGGCCACGAGGGAAGCGGAAAGGTCGTCAAGGTCGGATCCGGGGTCAAACATCTAAAAATAG gGGACCGAGTGGCGATAGAGCCGGGCGTTTCCTGTGGAGTATGTCGTCTGTGTAAGACGGGGCGCTATAATCTTTGTCCGCGCATCTTCTTCTGCGCAACGCCGCCGGATGACGGGAACCTATGTCGGCTTTACAAGCATTCCGCACAATTCTGTTTCCG GTTGCCGGATCACGTGACTGATGACGAAGGTGCGATGCTGGAACCTCTAGCTGTGGCCGTTTACAGTTGTCGTAAAGGCAAAGTCGGGCTGGGAACCAAACTCCTTATCTGTGGATCAG GTCCAGTCGGAATTCTAACACTAATGGTGGCGAAACAAAACGGTGCCACAACTGTAGTGatcacag ATATCGACGAGACAAGACTGGCCTTAGCAAAGTCTCTTGGGGCTGACTTTACAATCAGGGTGTCCTCCGAGAAACCCGAACAACTGGCCACAAATATATCGGAAATCCTCGGTGATCATCCTGACGTAACTATTGAGTGCAGTGGTACTAACTTTGGATTTTCAACAGGAATATAC GCAACGCTCCCCGGTGGCTGCCTGGTCATGGTTGGTAGGGTCCCTGGCGACGCAGAGTTCCCCCTTAATTTGGCGTTCACGAAAGAGATAGATATCACCGGAGTATTTAGATATGCTAATTG ttACCCAACTGCCTTAGAACTTGTCTCAAAGGGCGTGGTGGATGTTAAGCCCCTAATATCCCACCGTTTCTCTCTGCCTGATTCTGTTAAAGCCTTCGAAACCGCTTCATCACATGACACCAAAGCAGTTAAAGTTATTATTGAATGTGGCCAGAATTAG
- the LOC128177782 gene encoding uncharacterized protein LOC128177782: MQCTCTLWISVVVIICGIPWVCGHGYLMEPPQRSSLWRHGFGGQENYNDNGLNCGGMKRQWTQNGGKCGICGDAYDLPPPRPNEDGGVYGRGIIMRTYRSGDVIDAVVNLTANHLGWIEFRLCPHDKYDQTVTQECLDKNVLRIMRSSISKKSTKRLYVKKSHLISMKLKLPHNLSCRKCVLQWKYNAGNSWGCDDSGCGIGFGQQEQFYNCADISILQNVKIIQRDSSEESSEETTPTRGKASKKEISESSDDDKSFIAKYELKGEAGSVLEVVTEKTELKCKPTKRWRTVSGMKKWCLQTCPKCPSTHCICK, translated from the exons ATGCAGTGTACGTGTACGCTTTGGATTTCGGTTGTCGTGATAATTTGCGGCATTCCTTGGGTTTGCGGACATGGATATCTGATGGAACCACCCCAGAGATCCTCTCTTTGGAGGCACGGATTTGGGGGTCAGGAGAATTATAACGACAACGGACTGAACTGTGGTGGAATGAAG AGACAGTGGACTCAAAACGGAGGAAAGTGTGGCATCTGCGGGGACGCCTACGATCTACCCCCACCCCGTCCAAACGAGGACGGAGGGGTATACGGTAGAGGGATTATCATGAGGACATATCGCTCCGGTGACGTCATAGACGCCGTTGTAAACCTGACGGCCAATCATTTGGGGTGGATTGAATTCAGACTTTGTCCCCATGATAAGTATGACCAAACCGTTACTCAAGAGTGTCTAGATAAAAATGTGTTACGGATTATGCGCAGCAGTATAAGCAAGAAAAGTACCAAAAGACTGTATGTTAAAAAGTCGCATCTTATTTCAATGAAACTAAAATTACCACACAACCTTTCCTGCAGAAAATGTGTCCTTCAGTGGAAATATAATGCAG gTAACAGTTGGGGCTGTGACGACAGTGGTTGTGGCATTGGGTTTGGTCAACAGGAGCAATTCTATAACTGTGCCGACATTAGCATCTTACAAAATGTCAAAATCATTCAGAGAGACTCTTCTGAAGAATCGTCGGAAGAAACAACGCCAACCAGGGGTAAAGCATCGAAAAAAGAAATCAGTGAGTCGTCAGATGACGACAAAAGCTTCATTGCGAAATACGAACTAAAAGGTGAAGCCGGAAGTGTATTGGAAGTGGTTACAGAAAAAACTGAACTAAAGTGTAAGCCAACCAAGCGTTGGCGCACTGTTTCAGGAATGAAAAAGTGGTGTTTACAAACTTGTCCAAAATGTCCGTCAACTCATTGTAtatgtaaataa
- the LOC128177931 gene encoding uncharacterized protein LOC128177931, with protein sequence MPSDKMSALVTFVLLVSVFINGVSTKSPVTSSDNDTAVDDSTVQENKTSIDIHIKELPIPEQHSENSSVNIENSSILNVSKSFIVNESRDKLDTEDMIDNELLVGRIKSKDDMKKRTLRLKQIRKILKHISKSTNILQKNNTNGHENMTAEENIMDVSKAILRNILTKYVQYKELENNATETNNETLTMENYDDNSTVRTEGKNTSNVLVNFIRLFESDNPVVRERIGNYDDDADDDNDDDTDDDDDDDTDDIIQLVEKIETVENREDNDYDISDFIINMLGGAHNNDWDLNPDNDLESRIDYPLDGITNFNNEKQALTTDVVQDHIHSPNYVPHIEHPNTDASAGNLANGKMENLLWKDFFSFEIPDKVTKKPNNVPDGNSPKMVANTHFHKKPAIDGKYDYEEEDDSWESYEDYNYPEETYTDYIDEYDVQVPKIGKSKTVVPHVIETNKLYPAHSSLSGNLFDHNINQRNFHRQQVYDYVDESRETPLTSAWNNNYIGLGNGKQNGHTNSHQKTFYSLHSGIDKESSEEYDDNMIVDAMLPHLKIGKPSNKKTTTFVDRLSLFSRDKKYSSDHDDDSTSHDIEREESDKVPVGIKRLFHNKKMKIHSGSQSSDSSSYSSEKVSSSSEVDSISSEEQLHYKSRTRKGSDSRLNSYSKEDHSYSSESSLPDRITSLFHNKKSRVYLGSHSSDSSSYSSEQLSSSSEEIDSMSSSEEQSHLLRRARKGSSSHSSSTESQSHSSESSLSLSDEISSSYEDYSTEHAKKYSKEKFYWPHQMNRGGSSGTSESISDEYSSESFSNENFSSSDEDSLSSSSEERVPVVKDESRFVHIHKPKSHVKPFNHYYTFFKTRDWKRLDENRYVEESRAYHRKHFDDDDNINEVTTPLPKVNVEQLYVSKVKQDVPKRPPQPFVLLQRTAIVRTTPPPPPTPYIPVPTQPPPPPTPYIPVPTQPPPPPTPYIPVPTQPPQPPTPYIPVPTQPPPTPTPYIPVPTQPPPPPTPYIPIQVTRPPPPAPPVVNRIQILKTVVPRYQPPPPPPQPRPVPKIHIVRTRFTTHRPITTPPPPPPPQFRPIPRVQLLRVPVYPTPAPRPTPIPTPKPTPKPNYLQWLPIIYNKIMNFRKENKPKPKPVQPKKPTSYDILQNEIMQIDVQKAWTNSYQSNVKKGSYAKSSYKKPNTYSSGYQNLSYKKPTYGRYGNAYSKTQPQRSYGKYGRAYAQNSFQKTRTGYGYKNNERTGYFNRLYRKKYSPKLSRFNVPYQISNSNRHYRSNAYGQLHKHPGHSAKEDCDTNGVPRNIHFSANKNINAYSGSSMNRFHPTFNKWKY encoded by the exons ATGCCGAGCGACAAG aTGAGCGCCCTGGTAACCTTTGTCTTGCTGGTCTCAGTCTTCATAAATGGCGTCTCGACAAAATCACCAGTGACGTCATCAGACAACGACACAGCTGTAGATGATTCTACAGTCCAAGAAAACAAAACTTCAATCGATATACATATAAAGGAGTTGCCAATTCCTGAACAACACTCAGAAAACAGTTCcgtaaacattgaaaattcaTCGATTCTCAACGTTTCGAAGTCATTCATTGTCAATGAAAGCAGGGATAAGTTAGACACTGAGGATATGATTGATAACGAACTGCTTGTAGGAAGGATTAAAAGCAAAGATGACATGAAAAAGAGGACTCTCCGACTGAAACAAATACGGaaaattctaaaacatatttccaaatcaacaaatattttacagaaaaataacACAAATGGACATGAAAATATGACTGCAGAAGAAAATATCATGGATGTTTCAAAAGCTATTTTGCGTAATATTCTTACAAAATACGTACAATATAAGGAGCTTGAAAACAATGCGACGGAAACGAATAATGAGACATTAACAATGGAGAATTATGATGATAATTCTACAGTCCGAACTGAAGGCAAAAACACTTCTAATGTGTTAGTAAATTTCATTCGTTTATTTGAGTCCGACAACCCAGTAGTCCGCGAAAGAATAGGTAACTACGATGATGATGCAGACGACGATAATGATGATGATACcgatgacgacgatgatgatgatacCGATGATATCATTCAACTTGTTGAAAAGATAGAAACTGTAGAGAATAGAGAGGACAACGACTATGATATATCGGATTTTATAATCAATATGTTGGGAGGAGCTCATAACAACGATTGGGACCTTAACCCGGACAATGACTTAGAATCAAGGATAGATTATCCTCTTGATggtataacaaattttaacaaCGAAAAACAGGCCCTGACCACTGATGTGGTACAAGATCACATACATAGTCCTAATTATGTTCCCCATATTGAACATCCAAACACTGATGCTAGTGCCGGGAACTTAGCAAACGGCAAGATGGAAAACTTACTCTGGAAGGACTTTTTCAGTTTTGAAATTCCAGACAAAGTTACCAAAAAACCGAACAATGTTCCAGATGGGAATAGCCCTAAGATGGTAGCTAACACGCACTTTCACAAAAAACCTGCCATTGATGGTAAATACGATTACGAAGAAGAGGATGATAGCTGGGAAAGTTATGAGGACTACAATTACCCCGAGGAAACATACACCGATTACATTGATGAATATGACGTTCAAGTCCCAAAGATTGGAAAAAGTAAAACAGTTGTACCCCACGTAATTGAAACAAACAAACTTTATCCCGCTCACTCCTCGCTTAGTGGTAACCTATTTGATCATAACATaaatcaaaggaattttcaCCGCCAGCAAGTTTATGATTATGTCGATGAAAGCAGAGAAACACCGTTGACAAGTGCATGGAATAACAATTACATCGGCCTAGGAAATGGGAAGCAAAATGGTCACACGAATTCACACCAGAAAACCTTCTATTCTTTACACTCAGGGATTGATAAAGAGTCTAGTGAAGAATATGACGACAACATGATCGTAGATGCCATGCTGCCTCATTTAAAAATCGGAAAACcatcaaataagaaaacaacTACATTTGTTGATAGACTTAGTCTATTCAGCAGAGATAAAAAGTACTCATCTGATCATGATGACGACAGCACAAGCCATGATATTGAGCGCGAGGAAAGTGACAAAGTTCCTGTTGGAATAAAACGTTTGtttcacaataaaaaaatgaaaatacattcagGTTCACAAAGCTCTGATTCATCGTCATATTCATCGGAGAAAGTTTCATCTTCATCTGAAGTCGACAGCATTAGCAGTGAAGAACAACTTCATTACAAGAGTCGCACTAGGAAAGGTTCAGACAGCAGATTAAATTCTTATAGCAAAGAAGATCATTCATATTCATCAGAGAGTTCGCTACCAGATCGGATTACAAGTTTGTTTCACAATAAGAAATCGAGAGTTTATTTGGGATCACACAGCTCCGACTCATCGTCATATTCATCTGAACAACTTTCGTCTTCATCAGAGGAAATTGACAGCATGAGTAGTAGTGAGGAACAATCACATCTTCTGCGTCGTGCCAGAAAGGGATCAAGTTCCCATTCTAGCAGCACAGAATCTCAATCACATTCATCAGAGAGTTCTTTATCTCTCAGCGACGAAATCTCTTCTTCTTACGAAGATTACAGCACTGAACACGCCAAGAAGTATTCGAAAGAAAAATTTTATTGGCCTCATCAGATGAATAGAGGGGGATCTTCTGGAACATCCGAATCTATAAGTGATGAATACAGTTCAGAATCTTTCAGCAATGAAAACTTTTCATCCTCTGATGAAGATAGCTTAAGCAGTAGCAGCGAAGAACGCGTTCCAGTTGTAAAAGATGAATCAAGGTTTGTGCATATTCATAAACCAAAAAGCCATGTAAAGCCTTTTAATCATTATTATACATTCTTCAAAACTCGTGATTGGAAAAGATTGGATGAAAACAGATACGTGGAAGAGAGTAGAGCATACCACAGAAAACACTTCGATGATGATGACAATATTAACGAGGTCACAACCCCCCTACCAAAAGTAAATGTGGAACAATTGTATGTTAGTAAAGTAAAACAGGACGTTCCAAAACGTCCTCCGCAACCATTTGTACTGCTCCAAAGAACTGCAATAGTTCGAACGACGCCACCTCCTCCTCCGACACCTTACATTCCAGTACCGACCCAACCACCTCCTCCTCCGACACCTTACATTCCAGTACCAACCCAACCACCTCCTCCTCCGACACCTTACATTCCAGTACCGACCCAACCACCTCAACCTCCGACACCTTACATTCCAGTACCGACCCAACCACCTCCTACCCCGACACCTTACATTCCAGTACCGACCCAACCACCTCCTCCCCCGACACCTTACATTCCAATACAAGTAACCAGACCTCCGCCACCAGCACCTCCTGTTGTCAATAgaatacaaattttgaaaactgttgtgcCACGATACCAACCACCACCGCCACCACCTCAACCACGGCCGGTACCTAAAATACACATAGTCAGAACTAGATTTACCACGCATAGACCAATAACAACACCACCACCACCGCCGCCTCCACAATTTCGTCCTATACCAAGAGTGCAGCTACTTAGAGTTCCTGTGTATCCAACCCCTGCTCCAAGGCCAACACCAATACCTACCCCAAAACCCACACCAAAACCTAACTACTTGCAATGGCTACCAatcatttataacaaaataatgaatttcagAAAAGAGAACAAGCCAAAACCTAAACCCGTTCAGCCAAAGAAGCCGACGTcatatgatattttacaaaatgaaataatgcAGATTGACGTACAGAAGGCTTGGACCAATAGCTATCAAAGTAATGTAAAGAAAGGTTCTTACGCTAAAAGTTCCTACAAAAAGCCAAATACTTATAGCAGTGGATATCAGAATTTGTCATATAAGAAACCAACGTATGGAAGATATGGCAATGCATATTCGAAAACTCAACCTCAAAGAAGTTACGGAAAGTATGGTCGGGCATATGCTCAAAATTCATTCCAAAAAACAAGGACTGGCTACGGATACAAAAATAACGAGAGAACTGGTTATTTTAACAGGCTTTACAGAAAGAAATATTCTCCAAAATTATCGAGATTTAATGTACCTTATCAGATATCGAATTCAAACAGACACTATCGATCAAATGCATACGGACAGTTGCATAAACATCCTGGACATTCTGCAAAAGAAGATTGTGATACAAATGGTGTGCCTAGAAATATACATTTCTCagcaaacaaaaacattaatgcATATTCTGGTTCAAGCATGAACCGATTCCATCCGACATTTAACAAATGGAAGTATTAA